The region ACCGGTGCCAAACCCCCGGCCGGGCCGCCCCGCTCACCCAAACGGACGGCACTAGGTAGGTGTTGCTGTGGGCGATGCAGTCCTGGAGCAAAACCACTGGGATCTAACCCGAGTCCTTCGGGATCGTCTACCAGCAATCCGGGAGGGGTTCTGAACCACAAAGAGCCCCTCCAAACCTGAAGTGGCCCCCGGAAGTCGGAACTGAATTTCTCAGTCCAACTTCCGGGGAGAAGTTCACTTGCGGAGGGGGTCTTTCGCTGTATCCGAATCAGAATATCTCGGCTAGCAGGCAGGCTCCGAATCTACCGCTACCGCTCGGACAACAACGAGCATACGGTTACGCCCCTGAAACACAAAAAGGCCCCTTACCTTGCCGCCGACCGCGATGCGGCATTTGGCCGCTCCGCACCCCTGCCGCCATTCTGGTGATCGGTGTCGGCCGCTAGGAAGTCGCAGAGTCGTCGACGATCGACCGGTGCCCCTCGGCGCTGACCCGACCGGCGCAGGGCGCCGAACACTTACCGATGTAACCAAGCAGACACGGACGGCCGATCTGCGAGTAGCGCTTGAACACACCGCCGGAGCAGGTGCGCCCGGAAAACACCCGCAGCAACAGACGCCGGAGCGGCGAAGGGGCACACTGGGTGGAGCCGTGATCACGTTGCTCGATCAGGAATTGCGCCGTACTGGGAGGTCAGCCGTGAACGAGAACGCCCGTCCCGAACGCGCGACGCTGTCCGAGGTCGCCCCGGGCGTGCATGCGTGGGTACAGCCGGACGGTTCGTGGTGGGTCAACAACGCCGGGGCGGTGCTCGGTGACGGCGGAATCGTGCTAATCGACACCTGCGCGACCGCCCAGCGCACCCAGCTTTTCCTCGATGCGGTGCGCGTCGCCGCCGGGGACGCGCCGATCCGGTTCGCGGTGAACACCCACCCGCACGGCGACCACACGCACGGCAACGCCCTGCTGCCCGACTCGACCGTCCTCATCGGACACGAGGCGACTCGCGAGGGCATCCTGTCCGACCCGATGCTCACGGATCCGCCACCGGTGTGGGAGCCGTCGCCGGAGTGGGGCATCACCGAACACCGCGCACCGACGGTGGTGCTGCGGGACTCGCTGACGCTGCACAGCGGCGACCGCCGGATCGAACTGCACCACCCCGGATACGCCGCGCACAGCGCCGGCGACGTGGTGGCCTGGGTGCCGGACGCGGGCGTGCTGTTCGCCGGGGACCTGATCTTCCACGGCCTCACGCCGCTGGTGATCTCGGGCTCGTTGGAGGGCGCGCTGAAGGCGCTGGACTGGCTGGCCGGCTACCCGGCCGCGACGGTGGTGCCCGGGCACGGCGCGACCCTGCCCGGCTCGGCGCTCCCGCGGGTACTCGAAGACCACGCCCGCTATTACCGGTTCGTCCTGGACACGGCCCGCCAGGCCCGCACCGACGGCCTCACTCCGCTGGAGGCGGCCGAGCGGTGCGACCTGGGCGAATTCGCGTCGTGGCCGGAGCGCGAACGCATCGTCCTCAACCTGCACCGCGCCTACTCCGACATCGACGACACCGAACCCGACCTCGTCGCGGCGTTCACCGACGCGGTCACCTACAACGGCGGCCCCCTCCGCTGCGTGGTCTAGGCAATGAGCGCCCTACAGCGGGCAGACTAGGCGCTCGGCGACCGGGACGAGGGTTATCGGCAGCGCCGGCAGGGTCTGGTACCAGTACGCCACCGATGAGACGTCGTCGGAGCGCTTGTTGGCGTGCCCGTGCTCGATGGTGACCTTGATGGACCGATCGAAGACCACCGGGTCCTCGACGTGGAACCGGTAGTAGGACACCTGCCCGCTCCAGTTCGGCCCGCCCGGCATGGTGAGCCCGTGGTAGGGCGCCTGGTACTGCTGGGTCGGGCACCACGCGGTGTTGAAGTAGTCCTCGGTGCCGGTGCCGTGCAGCCTCGGCGGCCAGGGTTCGCCGTCGATGAAGAACATGTCGTCGCCCTCGCCGTACCAGTTCCAATCGGTGGTGTGGCGGAGGTTCTGCACGTTGAGCACGGTGCCGACATAGTGCCCGCGCCCCTCGGCCTCCAGCAGCACGTAGTTGCCCGCGCCGTCGGTGTTGGTGCCGCCGAAGAGGAACTCGTCGTTGCTCTGGTCGCCCTGGTCGACGCCGTCGGTTGGGTTCTGCCGGCGCCACTGCGCGTGGAAGTAGCCGAGATCCGCGTCTGCCTCGCCGTAGGTCTCGTAGTCGATGTAGAAGTAGAACGTCACGGGCTTGATGCTCATCTCGCTGATCAGCTCGAACTTGGCCCGCCCGGCGAAGGGCATCGCGAACCAGCAGTTGAATCCCTTGCCGTCCTGCGGGCTCATCTGCAGCGGTGCGGACGCGAAGTTGGCGCTGCGGCCGTGCCCCATGCCGAAGAAGTCCCCCAGCGGCACGAGCACGGCCGGATGCGACGAGTCGTCCCAGGTGATCTTCAGGACGAGCCGCCGCAGGTAGTCGCCCTCGACCTCGGCCCGCTGCCCGAGGTGGTCGACGGCGACGGTGCACCAGATGTGGGTGATCACGCCGGGTCCGGAAATGTCGGCTAATTCCCGGGTTTCGCCCGGCTCGATGCGGATGTTGTCGCTGTTGCCCCCGCTGCGGTCCCAGCTGGATACCCTGCCGCGCCGGGTCTGCCGCAGCCGGGGCAGATCCCGCAAGCTGCTACCGAACGATCCGTATCCGGACAAGAAAACCTCCCCAGTGGTACTGCCGGTATTCCCGATCACGTTCTACCACGCGCCGGACGGCCAGATGCCGGTTTTTCCCGACATAGCAAGTCAATTGCTATGCGCCGGGGCCGCAGGCCGTTCCGATTCCCTTCGGCAGTGTTGGAACAGCGGCGAATGGCTCAACGCAGCCACGTCCGGCCAGCCGTCGTGGACCCGCCTGGGGATCGGCCACCGCCTGCGGCGTGCGAAAGATCCGGCCGCCGCATCACGCACCCAGGTGTCTACTGTGGACCAGAGAAGGACACTGCGGGCACTTCTTGCCTGCCAGAAACGGTCATCGATCAGCTCCATCAGGCAGCCGGTCGATCGCTCGAAGGCAC is a window of Saccharopolyspora phatthalungensis DNA encoding:
- a CDS encoding MBL fold metallo-hydrolase, with the protein product MNENARPERATLSEVAPGVHAWVQPDGSWWVNNAGAVLGDGGIVLIDTCATAQRTQLFLDAVRVAAGDAPIRFAVNTHPHGDHTHGNALLPDSTVLIGHEATREGILSDPMLTDPPPVWEPSPEWGITEHRAPTVVLRDSLTLHSGDRRIELHHPGYAAHSAGDVVAWVPDAGVLFAGDLIFHGLTPLVISGSLEGALKALDWLAGYPAATVVPGHGATLPGSALPRVLEDHARYYRFVLDTARQARTDGLTPLEAAERCDLGEFASWPERERIVLNLHRAYSDIDDTEPDLVAAFTDAVTYNGGPLRCVV
- a CDS encoding glycoside hydrolase family 172 protein — translated: MSGYGSFGSSLRDLPRLRQTRRGRVSSWDRSGGNSDNIRIEPGETRELADISGPGVITHIWCTVAVDHLGQRAEVEGDYLRRLVLKITWDDSSHPAVLVPLGDFFGMGHGRSANFASAPLQMSPQDGKGFNCWFAMPFAGRAKFELISEMSIKPVTFYFYIDYETYGEADADLGYFHAQWRRQNPTDGVDQGDQSNDEFLFGGTNTDGAGNYVLLEAEGRGHYVGTVLNVQNLRHTTDWNWYGEGDDMFFIDGEPWPPRLHGTGTEDYFNTAWCPTQQYQAPYHGLTMPGGPNWSGQVSYYRFHVEDPVVFDRSIKVTIEHGHANKRSDDVSSVAYWYQTLPALPITLVPVAERLVCPL